A single Pantoea rwandensis DNA region contains:
- the uspA gene encoding universal stress protein UspA, which produces MAYKHILIAVDLSPESQLLVDKAVSLARPYDARISLIHVDVNYSDLYTGLIDVNLGDMQKRISEETHTALKELSTNAGYPISETLSGSGDLGQVLVDAIKKYEVDLVVCGHHQDFWSKLMSSARQLINTVHIDMLIVPLRDEEDE; this is translated from the coding sequence ATGGCTTATAAACATATCCTGATTGCAGTAGACCTTTCCCCGGAAAGCCAGTTGCTGGTTGATAAAGCCGTTTCTCTGGCCCGTCCTTATGATGCAAGAATCTCGCTGATCCACGTTGATGTGAATTACTCAGACCTTTACACCGGGCTGATTGACGTCAATCTGGGCGACATGCAGAAACGCATTTCTGAAGAGACGCACACCGCGCTGAAAGAGCTTTCTACCAACGCCGGTTATCCGATCAGTGAAACCCTGAGCGGCAGTGGCGATCTTGGCCAGGTGCTGGTGGATGCGATTAAGAAATATGAAGTGGATTTAGTGGTCTGTGGCCACCATCAGGATTTCTGGAGCAAGCTGATGTCATCCGCGCGCCAGCTGATCAACACGGTACATATTGATATGCTGATTGTGCCGCTGCGTGACGAAGAAGACGAATAA
- a CDS encoding glycosyltransferase family 32 protein encodes MMMSNHKLKMHLISLALLAEKKLTTRKRLPAYHPTAEQDINLQARANPPAPIPRQVWMYWESEKLPAEVQIFVDKIARENPGYTLTVINNLNLHDYLPDLKFVHAGMRASHKSDVIRLELLHRYGGIWMDATIILNRSLDELLAVNADERYDLVAFYREESTRDRAYPVMESWFLAAPKNNAFIGRWLHCFRPIVELGSEAFFQQLLALPNYDTILQGIKTPDYLVVYIAQQQALREKNHYNFYLRKAEAGALLYQTLSGWRPVKLSRMLMVDALPEVLPPVYKLTSFDRKYIATHLKYGVVNSDSLLGQVLLHEQPKNLTPAATLAGKAAQ; translated from the coding sequence ATGATGATGTCCAACCATAAACTTAAAATGCATTTGATTTCGCTGGCGTTGCTGGCGGAAAAAAAGCTGACCACACGCAAACGCCTTCCCGCCTACCACCCCACAGCCGAGCAGGATATTAACTTGCAGGCTCGCGCTAATCCGCCTGCGCCCATTCCGCGTCAGGTTTGGATGTACTGGGAAAGTGAAAAGCTCCCGGCTGAAGTCCAGATTTTTGTCGACAAGATTGCCCGTGAAAACCCTGGCTATACGCTGACGGTGATTAACAATCTCAATCTGCACGACTATTTACCCGACCTGAAGTTTGTCCACGCGGGGATGCGGGCTTCGCACAAAAGCGATGTGATTCGCCTGGAGCTGCTGCATCGTTATGGCGGAATCTGGATGGATGCCACCATTATCCTCAATCGTAGCCTTGATGAGCTGTTAGCGGTGAATGCGGATGAGCGTTATGACCTGGTGGCTTTTTATCGCGAGGAATCCACCCGCGATCGCGCTTATCCGGTGATGGAATCCTGGTTTCTCGCCGCGCCGAAAAACAATGCCTTTATCGGCCGCTGGCTGCACTGCTTCCGCCCGATTGTGGAGTTAGGCTCAGAGGCCTTCTTCCAGCAATTATTGGCGCTGCCGAACTACGACACGATTCTGCAGGGCATCAAGACGCCGGATTATCTGGTGGTGTATATCGCTCAGCAGCAGGCGCTGCGGGAAAAGAATCACTACAACTTCTACTTACGCAAAGCGGAAGCCGGGGCGTTATTGTATCAAACGCTGAGCGGCTGGCGTCCGGTGAAACTGAGCCGCATGCTGATGGTGGATGCTTTACCAGAGGTGTTGCCACCGGTGTACAAACTCACCAGCTTTGACCGCAAATATATCGCGACGCATCTGAAATACGGTGTGGTCAACAGCGATAGCCTGCTGGGGCAAGTATTGCTGCACGAGCAGCCGAAAAACCTGACACCTGCAGCGACGTTAGCGGGTAAGGCCGCTCAATAA
- a CDS encoding NAD(P)/FAD-dependent oxidoreductase encodes MDKFDVIVIGAGAAGMFCAAQAGQLGRRVLLLDNGKKAGRKILMSGGGRCNFTNMYTEPAAYLSHNPHFSKSALARYTQWDFIDLVNRHKIAYHEKTLGQLFCDDSAQQIVDLLLKECEDGQVTVRLRSEVLSVTRDENGYRLQLNGSEVQAEKLVIASGGLSMPGLGATPFGYKVAEQFGLKVFPTRAALVPFTLHKPLLEQLNTLSGVALPTTITAQDGTLFKEAMLFTHRGLSGPAVLQISSYWQPGEFVTINLSPETSLDDFINVQREAHPNLSLKNSLAKILPKRLVEVLQELKQIPDVTLKQLNSKQQAELVTTLHQWRVQPNGTEGYRTAEVTMGGVDTTQLSSKTMEARDVPGLYFIGEVVDVTGWLGGYNFQWAWSSAWACAQAL; translated from the coding sequence GTGGACAAGTTTGACGTTATCGTAATAGGTGCAGGCGCTGCCGGCATGTTCTGTGCGGCGCAGGCAGGGCAGTTGGGTCGTCGTGTGCTGTTGCTGGATAACGGCAAAAAGGCGGGACGTAAAATCCTGATGTCCGGAGGTGGCCGCTGTAACTTCACCAATATGTACACCGAACCGGCGGCGTATCTCTCGCATAACCCGCATTTCAGCAAGTCGGCACTGGCGCGTTACACCCAGTGGGACTTCATCGATCTGGTGAATCGCCACAAGATTGCATATCACGAGAAAACCCTTGGCCAACTGTTCTGCGATGATTCGGCGCAGCAGATCGTGGATCTGCTGTTAAAAGAGTGCGAAGACGGACAAGTCACCGTGCGTTTGCGCAGTGAAGTGCTGAGCGTGACGCGTGATGAAAATGGCTACAGGCTACAGTTGAATGGCTCCGAGGTGCAGGCAGAAAAGCTGGTGATCGCGAGTGGGGGATTATCGATGCCGGGGCTCGGGGCAACGCCGTTTGGCTACAAAGTGGCCGAGCAGTTTGGTTTGAAAGTCTTTCCGACGCGCGCTGCACTGGTGCCTTTCACCCTGCATAAGCCGTTGCTGGAGCAGTTAAATACGCTGTCGGGTGTGGCGCTGCCCACCACCATTACGGCGCAGGACGGCACACTGTTTAAAGAAGCGATGCTGTTTACCCATCGCGGCTTGTCGGGTCCGGCGGTGCTGCAAATTTCCAGCTACTGGCAGCCAGGGGAATTTGTCACCATTAATCTGTCGCCGGAGACCTCGCTCGATGATTTCATCAACGTGCAGCGCGAGGCACATCCGAACCTCAGCCTGAAAAACAGCCTGGCGAAAATTTTGCCAAAGCGACTCGTGGAAGTGTTGCAGGAGCTGAAACAGATCCCGGATGTGACGCTGAAGCAGCTCAACAGCAAACAGCAGGCCGAGTTAGTCACCACGTTGCATCAGTGGCGCGTGCAGCCAAATGGTACCGAAGGCTACCGTACCGCCGAAGTGACGATGGGCGGCGTCGATACCACGCAGCTCTCTTCCAAAACCATGGAAGCGCGTGACGTGCCCGGCCTTTACTTCATCGGCGAAGTGGTGGATGTCACCGGTTGGCTCGGTGGATATAACTTCCAGTGGGCGTGGAGTTCAGCGTGGGCGTGCGCGCAGGCGCTGTAA
- the prlC gene encoding oligopeptidase A, with the protein MTNPLLTPYTLPPFSAIKPEHVVPAVTEALNNCRAEVERVVAQGAPYTWDNLVQPLAEVDDHLSRIFSPVSHLNSVKNSPELREAYEQTLPLLSEYSTWVGQHEGLYQAYRDLKQGDNYAALDIAQKKAVDNALRDFELSGIGLDKEKQKRYGEIAARLSELGSTYSNNVLDATMGWSKLITDEADLAGMPESALAAAKAQAEAKEQEGWLLTLDIPSYLPVMTYCDNAALREEMYRAYSTRASEQGPNAGKWDNGPIMGEELALRHELAQLLGFDSFAHKSLATKMAENPAQVIDFLTDLAKRARPQGEKELAQLRAFAKKEYGVDEMNPWDLTYYGEKQKQHLYTISDEQLRPYFPEERAVSGLFEVVKRIYGITAKERKDVDVYHPDVRFFDLFDESGELRGSFYLDLYAREHKRGGAWMDDCVGQMRKADGSLQKPVAYLTCNFNRPVQGKPALFTHDEVTTLFHEFGHGLHHMLTRIEAPGVSGISGVPWDAVELPSQFMENWCWEPDALAFISGHYETGEPLPKDLLDKMLAAKNYQAALFILRQLEFGLFDFRMHTEFNPEKGAQILETLREVKKQVAVVPSPEWGRFPHAFSHVFAGGYAAGYYSYLWADVLAADAYSRFEEEGIFNRETGQSFLDNILTRGGSEEPMELFKRFRGREPQLDAMLEHYGIQG; encoded by the coding sequence ATGACCAATCCGTTACTCACCCCTTACACGCTTCCGCCGTTTTCCGCGATCAAACCTGAGCACGTGGTTCCTGCTGTGACTGAAGCGCTGAACAACTGCCGCGCTGAAGTTGAACGCGTTGTAGCACAGGGTGCACCTTACACTTGGGACAATTTAGTGCAGCCACTGGCGGAAGTGGATGACCACTTAAGCCGCATTTTCTCACCGGTGAGCCATCTCAACTCGGTGAAGAACAGCCCGGAACTGCGTGAAGCTTACGAGCAAACGCTGCCGCTGCTGTCCGAATACAGCACCTGGGTAGGCCAGCATGAAGGCCTGTATCAGGCTTATCGCGATCTGAAACAGGGCGACAACTATGCCGCGCTGGATATCGCCCAGAAGAAAGCGGTGGATAACGCACTGCGTGATTTTGAGTTGTCCGGTATCGGTCTCGATAAAGAAAAACAGAAACGCTATGGCGAAATCGCGGCGCGTCTGTCTGAACTCGGTTCGACTTACAGCAACAACGTGCTCGACGCCACTATGGGCTGGAGCAAGCTGATCACCGACGAAGCGGATCTGGCGGGCATGCCGGAAAGTGCGCTGGCGGCGGCGAAAGCGCAGGCCGAAGCCAAAGAGCAGGAAGGCTGGTTGCTGACGCTGGATATCCCAAGCTACCTGCCGGTGATGACCTACTGCGACAACGCGGCGCTGCGTGAAGAGATGTACCGCGCTTATTCAACGCGTGCTTCTGAGCAGGGTCCAAATGCCGGTAAATGGGATAACGGCCCGATCATGGGCGAAGAGCTGGCATTGCGTCACGAGCTGGCACAGCTGCTCGGTTTTGACTCCTTCGCGCATAAATCACTGGCCACCAAAATGGCGGAAAATCCGGCGCAGGTGATCGACTTCCTGACCGACCTCGCTAAACGTGCGCGTCCGCAAGGTGAGAAAGAGTTAGCCCAGCTGCGCGCCTTCGCCAAAAAAGAGTATGGCGTTGACGAGATGAATCCCTGGGATCTCACTTACTACGGTGAAAAACAAAAACAGCATCTGTACACCATCAGCGATGAGCAACTGCGTCCGTACTTCCCGGAAGAGCGTGCGGTGAGCGGTCTGTTCGAAGTGGTGAAACGCATTTATGGCATTACAGCCAAAGAGCGTAAAGACGTCGATGTTTACCACCCAGACGTGCGCTTCTTCGACCTGTTCGATGAAAGCGGCGAGCTGCGCGGCAGTTTCTATCTTGACCTGTATGCGCGTGAGCACAAGCGTGGCGGGGCGTGGATGGACGATTGCGTCGGTCAGATGCGTAAAGCCGACGGCAGCTTGCAGAAGCCAGTGGCGTACCTCACCTGTAACTTCAACCGTCCGGTACAGGGCAAACCTGCGCTGTTTACCCACGATGAAGTCACCACCTTGTTCCATGAGTTTGGGCACGGCTTGCACCACATGCTGACGCGCATCGAAGCACCGGGCGTATCTGGCATCAGCGGTGTACCGTGGGATGCGGTCGAGCTGCCAAGCCAGTTTATGGAAAACTGGTGCTGGGAGCCGGACGCGCTGGCGTTTATCTCCGGCCACTACGAGACCGGCGAACCGTTGCCGAAAGATCTGCTGGATAAGATGCTGGCGGCGAAGAACTATCAGGCGGCGCTGTTTATCCTGCGTCAGCTGGAGTTCGGCCTGTTCGATTTCCGTATGCACACCGAATTCAATCCGGAAAAAGGCGCGCAGATCCTCGAAACCCTGCGTGAAGTGAAGAAGCAGGTTGCAGTGGTGCCAAGCCCGGAGTGGGGCCGTTTCCCGCATGCGTTTAGCCACGTCTTCGCTGGCGGTTATGCCGCAGGTTACTACAGCTACCTGTGGGCAGATGTGCTGGCAGCGGATGCTTACTCACGCTTTGAAGAAGAGGGTATCTTCAACCGTGAAACCGGCCAGTCGTTCCTCGACAACATCCTGACGCGTGGCGGTTCCGAAGAGCCAATGGAGCTGTTCAAACGCTTCCGTGGCCGTGAACCACAGCTGGACGCGATGCTGGAACACTACGGAATTCAGGGATAA
- a CDS encoding helix-turn-helix domain-containing protein, whose product MPQKYNEGVIDSVTKWIMDNLDQRLSIDDIAVKSGYSKWYLQKLFARYHNETLARYIRKKKLACCVSELKYSNAPIISLAVKYHFESQQSFTRSFKQVMGCTPLYCRKRQLGSEAEQQLKESTDPCVICRKHGFNSSEKMKEVRTPSLRSGQFPSRIDCVMR is encoded by the coding sequence ATGCCGCAAAAATACAACGAAGGGGTTATTGATTCGGTGACCAAATGGATTATGGACAATCTGGATCAGCGCTTGAGCATTGATGATATCGCCGTGAAATCGGGTTATTCCAAATGGTATTTGCAGAAATTATTTGCCCGCTATCATAATGAAACGCTGGCTCGGTATATCCGTAAAAAGAAACTGGCATGCTGTGTCAGCGAGCTGAAATACAGCAACGCACCGATCATCAGCCTGGCCGTAAAATACCATTTTGAAAGCCAGCAATCGTTCACTCGCTCCTTTAAGCAAGTGATGGGTTGCACCCCACTCTACTGCCGTAAGCGTCAGCTGGGGAGCGAAGCCGAGCAGCAATTGAAAGAGAGCACTGATCCCTGCGTGATTTGCCGTAAGCATGGATTTAACAGCAGTGAGAAAATGAAAGAGGTGAGAACGCCATCGCTGCGTTCAGGTCAATTTCCCTCACGCATTGATTGTGTGATGCGTTAA
- a CDS encoding GlxA family transcriptional regulator gives MTNNVHFAPKMAHLDAPIKVGVVVFDDIIPFHLSVPCAVFEKAEREDGRACYQLMICATHAGPLRTNSGFSIVAEHELAMLAEADMVVVPSWSDPAVAPPPALLQALQQAAQRGAQIVGLCLGAFVLGAAGLLQQQRATTHWRWMSDFERLYPDVTIDRDVLYIDEGQIVTSAGTAASIDCCLHLVREQCGVDVANSVARMLVVPPHRQGGQAQYIEQPVYHSAGNDRFMSALSWATENLQQALTLDQLAERALMSRRSFNQTTGSCFSDWLVNQRLALAQRFLEKTDQPVELIAEKAGFSSPLMLRRHFKKNLNTSPLQYRKTFRGRV, from the coding sequence ATGACAAATAACGTTCACTTTGCGCCAAAAATGGCGCACCTGGATGCGCCCATCAAGGTCGGTGTTGTGGTGTTTGACGACATCATCCCGTTTCATCTTTCCGTTCCCTGTGCGGTGTTTGAGAAGGCGGAACGCGAAGATGGCCGAGCTTGCTACCAGTTAATGATCTGTGCCACCCACGCCGGTCCGCTCCGCACCAACAGCGGTTTTTCGATTGTCGCGGAGCATGAACTGGCTATGCTGGCCGAAGCGGATATGGTGGTGGTGCCCAGCTGGAGCGATCCTGCCGTTGCGCCACCGCCCGCGTTGTTGCAAGCGTTACAGCAGGCTGCCCAGCGTGGTGCTCAGATTGTTGGCTTGTGTCTTGGCGCCTTTGTGCTGGGAGCCGCTGGCTTGCTGCAACAGCAGCGTGCCACGACACACTGGCGTTGGATGAGTGATTTTGAACGGCTTTACCCCGATGTGACGATTGACCGTGACGTGTTGTATATCGACGAAGGGCAGATCGTGACCTCAGCGGGCACTGCAGCGAGTATCGATTGCTGCCTGCATCTGGTGCGTGAACAGTGTGGAGTGGATGTGGCCAACAGTGTGGCGCGCATGCTGGTGGTACCGCCGCATCGGCAGGGCGGCCAGGCGCAATATATTGAGCAGCCGGTCTATCACTCGGCGGGCAACGATCGATTTATGTCGGCGCTCAGTTGGGCCACCGAAAATTTGCAGCAGGCCCTTACGCTGGATCAGTTGGCGGAGAGAGCGTTGATGAGCCGTCGCAGTTTTAACCAAACCACCGGCAGCTGTTTCAGTGATTGGTTAGTGAACCAGCGCCTGGCATTGGCGCAGCGATTTTTGGAAAAAACCGACCAACCGGTTGAGCTGATCGCTGAAAAAGCCGGATTCTCTTCGCCGTTGATGTTAAGACGACATTTTAAAAAGAATTTGAATACGTCTCCGTTACAATATCGGAAAACATTTCGTGGTCGGGTGTGA
- the rsmJ gene encoding 16S rRNA (guanine(1516)-N(2))-methyltransferase RsmJ has protein sequence MKIGLIDESGAGDGALLHLAQRWGLQHDDQAVMALVLTPERLELRKQDEPKLGGIFVDFVTGAMAHRRKFGGGRGEAVAKAVGIKGGYLPDVIDATAGLGRDAFVLAALGCRVRMLERHPVVAALLDDGLRRGYEDAEIGGWLRERLTLLHVVSQQALSDITPAPDVVYLDPMYPHRQKSAMVKKEMRVFQSLVGADDDADALLEPARRLAKKRIVVKRPDYAPPLAGVATQSAVVTKSHRFDIYPPLV, from the coding sequence GTGAAAATCGGTTTAATCGATGAATCAGGCGCCGGAGACGGCGCCTTATTACATCTGGCGCAGCGCTGGGGCTTACAGCATGACGATCAGGCCGTAATGGCACTGGTGCTGACGCCGGAGCGCCTCGAGCTGCGCAAACAGGATGAGCCTAAACTGGGCGGCATCTTTGTGGATTTTGTCACCGGTGCCATGGCGCATCGCCGCAAGTTTGGTGGCGGTCGCGGCGAGGCGGTGGCGAAAGCGGTGGGCATTAAAGGTGGCTATTTGCCGGACGTGATCGACGCGACGGCAGGATTGGGGCGCGATGCCTTTGTGCTGGCAGCGCTGGGTTGCCGGGTGCGCATGCTGGAACGCCATCCGGTGGTTGCGGCTCTGCTGGATGATGGTTTGCGTCGTGGCTATGAAGATGCGGAGATCGGCGGCTGGCTGCGCGAACGGCTGACGCTGCTGCATGTGGTGAGTCAGCAGGCGTTGAGTGATATCACGCCCGCGCCAGATGTGGTGTATCTCGATCCGATGTATCCCCATCGTCAAAAGAGCGCGATGGTGAAGAAGGAGATGCGGGTGTTTCAGTCGCTGGTCGGTGCCGATGATGACGCCGATGCGCTGCTGGAACCCGCTCGCCGTCTGGCGAAGAAACGTATTGTGGTGAAACGCCCGGATTACGCGCCGCCGTTAGCGGGCGTGGCAACCCAATCGGCGGTGGTCACCAAAAGCCATCGCTTTGATATTTATCCGCCGTTGGTATGA
- the pitA gene encoding inorganic phosphate transporter PitA: protein MLHLFAGLDLSTGLFLVLALLFVLFYEAINGFHDTANAVATVIYTRAMRAQLAVVMAGVFNFLGVLLGGLSVAYAIVHMLPTDLLLNVGSAHGLAMVFSMLLAAIIWNLGTWYLGLPASSSHTLIGAIIGIGLTNALMTGTSVVDALNLPKVINIFLSLILSPIVGLVIAGSLIFILRRYWSGTPKRSRIHMTPADREKIDGKKKPPFWTRIALIVSAIGVSYSHGANDGQKGIGLIMLVLIGVAPAGFVVNMNASGYDITRTRDAVNHLEQYYQQHSDSLTHIVQMAPPAVPTPEESVGGPHEFHCDSSRALQAINRAQLLLTNLNSYDQLTVDQRSQMRRLLMCVSDTADKAAKLPETTPDDKRFLNKLKGDLLGTVEYAPIWIIMAVALALGIGTMIGWRRVATTIGEKIGKKGMTYAQGMSAQVTAAVSIGVASYTGMPVSTTHILSSSVAGTMLVDGGGLQSRTIKNIAMAWVFTLPVCIVLSGSLYWIALKII from the coding sequence ATGCTACATCTGTTCGCTGGTCTTGACCTCAGTACCGGCCTGTTTTTGGTATTAGCTCTGCTGTTTGTCTTGTTCTATGAGGCAATCAACGGTTTCCACGACACTGCTAACGCAGTCGCTACAGTCATTTATACCCGCGCGATGCGGGCGCAATTGGCGGTTGTGATGGCGGGTGTTTTCAACTTCTTAGGCGTTTTGCTGGGTGGTTTAAGCGTGGCCTATGCCATCGTGCATATGCTGCCAACGGATTTACTGCTGAATGTAGGTTCTGCACACGGCCTCGCCATGGTGTTCTCCATGCTGCTGGCAGCCATTATCTGGAACCTTGGCACCTGGTATCTGGGCTTGCCGGCATCCAGTTCTCACACCTTGATCGGCGCGATTATCGGTATTGGTCTCACCAATGCACTGATGACCGGCACCTCGGTGGTTGATGCGCTTAACCTGCCGAAAGTGATCAATATTTTCCTGTCTCTGATTCTGTCACCGATTGTCGGTCTGGTGATTGCGGGTTCATTGATTTTCATCCTGCGTCGTTACTGGAGCGGAACCCCTAAACGTTCGCGCATCCATATGACACCGGCTGACCGTGAAAAGATCGATGGCAAGAAGAAGCCACCGTTTTGGACGCGTATCGCCTTGATCGTCTCGGCAATTGGCGTGAGCTACTCTCACGGTGCGAACGATGGTCAGAAAGGCATTGGCTTGATTATGCTCGTGCTGATTGGTGTGGCACCCGCTGGTTTCGTGGTCAACATGAACGCTTCGGGTTATGACATCACCCGGACGCGCGATGCGGTCAATCATCTGGAGCAGTATTACCAGCAGCATAGCGATTCACTCACGCATATCGTCCAGATGGCGCCACCAGCGGTGCCAACGCCGGAAGAATCTGTGGGCGGTCCGCATGAGTTCCATTGCGATAGCAGCCGTGCGCTGCAGGCTATTAATCGTGCCCAACTCTTGCTGACCAATCTGAACAGCTATGACCAACTGACGGTTGATCAGCGCAGTCAGATGCGTCGCCTGCTGATGTGCGTCTCGGACACGGCCGATAAAGCGGCGAAGCTGCCAGAGACCACCCCGGACGATAAGCGCTTCCTCAACAAGCTGAAGGGCGATCTGCTGGGCACCGTAGAGTACGCACCGATCTGGATCATTATGGCCGTGGCGTTAGCGCTGGGCATTGGCACCATGATTGGCTGGCGTCGCGTGGCGACCACCATCGGTGAGAAAATCGGTAAAAAAGGCATGACCTATGCGCAGGGCATGTCAGCGCAGGTCACTGCGGCCGTGTCGATTGGTGTCGCGAGCTATACCGGAATGCCGGTTTCGACCACGCATATTCTGTCGTCATCGGTTGCCGGAACCATGCTGGTTGATGGTGGTGGATTACAGAGCCGTACTATCAAAAACATCGCCATGGCGTGGGTGTTCACCCTGCCGGTGTGTATTGTGCTGTCAGGTTCGCTCTACTGGATCGCGCTGAAAATTATCTAA
- a CDS encoding cysteine hydrolase family protein, which translates to MKNFFASGTLALAMAISGSAIAEEHKAENAPTIRTMSGATATSQLTANQTAVIVIDIQNEYFAGGKMPIPDGMKALQNSKRLVEFAHKHGMPVFFVRHEGAADGPLFAKGSRFAEFHKDLQPGKNDRVITKATPSSFVGTDLKQQLDSLGIKQLIVTGLMTHMCVSSTARDAVPLGYSVIIPEDATATRDLATWDNKVVDHKVLQQSALAGVADVFAEIKTTDAVLALPVH; encoded by the coding sequence ATGAAAAACTTTTTTGCTTCAGGAACCTTAGCATTAGCGATGGCAATTTCTGGCAGTGCTATTGCCGAAGAACACAAAGCTGAAAATGCACCGACCATTCGTACAATGAGCGGTGCCACCGCCACCAGCCAGCTGACGGCCAATCAAACCGCGGTCATCGTGATTGATATTCAGAACGAATACTTCGCTGGCGGCAAAATGCCCATTCCAGACGGTATGAAAGCGCTGCAAAACAGTAAGCGCCTGGTTGAGTTTGCACACAAGCATGGCATGCCAGTGTTCTTCGTCCGCCATGAAGGCGCGGCAGATGGCCCGCTGTTCGCCAAAGGTAGCCGCTTCGCTGAATTCCACAAGGATTTGCAGCCGGGCAAAAATGATCGTGTCATTACCAAAGCCACACCGAGTTCTTTCGTGGGAACCGATCTGAAACAACAACTCGACAGTCTGGGCATCAAGCAGTTAATTGTCACCGGTCTGATGACCCATATGTGCGTGTCGTCCACCGCACGTGATGCCGTACCGCTTGGCTACTCGGTCATCATCCCGGAAGATGCCACCGCCACGCGCGATCTGGCGACCTGGGATAACAAGGTGGTCGATCACAAGGTGCTGCAGCAGAGCGCATTGGCAGGCGTTGCTGATGTGTTTGCCGAGATCAAAACCACCGACGCGGTATTAGCGCTGCCCGTTCATTAA
- the uspB gene encoding universal stress protein UspB encodes MISTIALFWALCVVCLVNMARYFSSLRSLLAVLRGCDPLLYQYVDGAGFFTSHGQPSKQVRLVRYIWDKRYRDHHDDEFIRRCERVRRQFVLTSGLCFLVVVSLVGLAIWH; translated from the coding sequence ATGATCAGCACTATCGCGCTTTTTTGGGCTCTGTGTGTGGTTTGTCTGGTGAATATGGCGCGCTACTTCTCTTCTTTGCGCTCGCTATTGGCTGTGCTGCGCGGTTGCGATCCGCTGCTGTATCAATATGTGGATGGGGCGGGTTTCTTCACGTCTCATGGTCAGCCGAGCAAGCAGGTGCGACTGGTGCGTTATATCTGGGATAAACGCTATCGCGATCATCACGACGACGAATTTATTCGCCGCTGCGAGCGCGTGCGCAGGCAGTTTGTCTTGACCAGCGGGCTCTGTTTTTTGGTGGTGGTGAGTCTGGTTGGCCTGGCGATCTGGCATTAA
- a CDS encoding alpha/beta fold hydrolase, with translation MAFRFPIKQSLAVILTAMAALPTPSALAANVYGEQLEGFHYPYTLEHFYFSSQQQPLSMGYMDVKPAQQANGQTVVLLHGKNFCGATWEDTIKALSQQGYRVIAPDQIGFCSSTKPANYQYSFQQLALNTHQLLAHLGVAKAVMVGHSTGGMLATRYALMYPQQTQKLVLVNPIGLEDWKAKGAPWRSVDQWYQRELKLSAAGIKKYEQTTYYSGEWKPEYDKWVDMLAGLNSGPGHKKVAWNSALIYDMIFTQPVYYEFKDLKVPTTLMIGTADTTAIGSDIAPAAVKAQLGHYNVLGKQVTKMIPGAHLIEFPGMGHAPQMEEPQKFNQTLISDLARPL, from the coding sequence ATGGCTTTTCGTTTCCCGATAAAACAGTCACTTGCCGTGATATTGACGGCGATGGCAGCGCTACCCACCCCCTCTGCATTGGCGGCCAATGTGTATGGCGAACAGCTTGAAGGTTTTCATTACCCTTACACACTCGAGCATTTTTATTTCTCCTCTCAGCAGCAACCGCTGAGCATGGGGTATATGGATGTCAAACCCGCGCAGCAGGCCAATGGTCAAACGGTGGTGCTACTGCACGGTAAGAATTTTTGTGGTGCGACCTGGGAAGACACCATCAAAGCGCTTAGCCAGCAGGGATATCGGGTCATTGCGCCGGATCAGATTGGCTTTTGCAGCTCGACGAAACCTGCCAATTACCAATACAGCTTCCAGCAGCTGGCGCTGAATACCCATCAACTGTTAGCGCATCTTGGCGTGGCTAAAGCGGTGATGGTCGGGCATTCAACCGGTGGGATGCTGGCGACGCGCTACGCGCTGATGTATCCACAGCAGACACAGAAGCTGGTGCTGGTAAATCCGATTGGGCTTGAGGATTGGAAAGCCAAAGGTGCGCCATGGCGCTCGGTGGATCAGTGGTATCAGCGCGAACTGAAGCTCAGTGCGGCGGGCATTAAAAAGTATGAGCAGACGACTTACTACAGCGGTGAGTGGAAGCCGGAGTACGACAAGTGGGTGGATATGCTGGCAGGCCTCAACAGCGGGCCAGGCCACAAGAAGGTGGCGTGGAACTCTGCGCTCATTTACGACATGATTTTCACCCAGCCAGTCTATTACGAATTCAAAGACCTGAAAGTGCCGACAACGCTGATGATCGGAACCGCCGATACCACCGCGATTGGCAGTGATATCGCTCCGGCTGCGGTCAAAGCGCAGTTAGGTCATTACAATGTGTTGGGCAAACAGGTGACAAAGATGATTCCGGGGGCACATTTAATTGAGTTCCCAGGTATGGGACATGCGCCGCAGATGGAAGAGCCGCAGAAGTTTAATCAGACACTGATTAGCGATCTGGCGCGTCCACTGTAA